The genomic interval GGTTCAAAGAGGATCTGCGCGTGACGATCCAGCAGATCGGTCACGACGGTCGTAGCCTGTTCGAGCGTTCGGACGACATCGCCTCGGTGGCGTATTGGTATCAGAAAGAGCCCCATGCGGCGTTTCCGGCGCTTCCCGCCCCCGAGAAGCGGCGTCCCCGGTGACCGGGTGTTGACAGTCGAGACGTGGCGGTCGGACGCAGGCGACCGCCGTGCCGTCGGGTGCTATGTTCCCGCACGCAACCGTCAACTCTAAGGGACTGGACTGATACCGCTTTTTCATGGCTGTGACAGAGTTAACCATAGAGGAGGCTAGCCAGCGCTGTGAGGACGTCATAACCGAGATCCAGTCGGCAGTCATCGCGGACCGGGAGTTCCTCGAGGACGTGCTCCTCGGCATCCTCGCCGACGGCCACGTGCTGCTCGAAGACGTTCCCGGGACCGGGAAGACGCTGACCGCAAACAGTTTCGCCAGCGCGTTCGGGCTGGACTTCTCCCGCGTGCAGTTCACGCCGGACCTGCTGCCCAACGACGTTTCCGGGACGAACATCTACAACGAGCGCGAGAACACCTTCGAGTTCCAGCCCGGTCCGATCTTCGGTAACGTCGTGCTGGCCGACGAGATCAACCGCGCGCCGCCGAAGACACAGGCCGCGCTGCTCGAAGCCATGCAGGAAAAGCAGGTCACCGTCGAGGGCGAAACCCGCCAGCTCCCCGAGCCGTTCTTCGTGCTGGCGACCCAGAACCCCGTCGAGCAGGAGGGGACGTTCCCGCTTCCCGAAGCGCAGGTCGACCGTTTCTTCGTCAAGACGAGTCTGGGCTACCCG from Natronoarchaeum philippinense carries:
- a CDS encoding AAA family ATPase; translated protein: MAVTELTIEEASQRCEDVITEIQSAVIADREFLEDVLLGILADGHVLLEDVPGTGKTLTANSFASAFGLDFSRVQFTPDLLPNDVSGTNIYNERENTFEFQPGPIFGNVVLADEINRAPPKTQAALLEAMQEKQVTVEGETRQLPEPFFVLATQNPVEQEGTFPLPEAQVDRFFVKTSLGYPDNDGEVEILRRRVGRMDSTPQAEQVMDDPEEVLALQEVPERVRTEDDMLNYISEVCRMTREDHRVQTGVSPRGTQRLLECTRARAVIEAREYATPDDVKNIAESVLAHRLVLTAEAKVNDVDKRQVVRDVLDEVPVPTVN